DNA from Candidatus Dormiibacterota bacterium:
GCTGGTACAAGGATCAGAAGAAGAAATACCCCGAGGTGTTTCGGTCGTATGAATCCCTGGGAGACGCCTGCCGCAAGGCCGGCCCGATCGACGACAAGACGGCGGCCCTGGTCAAGCTGGCGATCGCCGTCGGCACGCGCCACGAGGGGGCGGTGCATTCCCATACACGGCGCTCCATCGAGGCGGGTGCTTCGATCGACGAGTGCCGGCACGTCGTCCTGCTGTCCCTGACGACGATCGGCTTCCCGGCGATGATGGCGGCGCTCTCGTGGGTCGAGGACGTGGCGAAGGACGCGTCGTAGCGTCCCCTTCAACGTTTCTTCAGCCACTCGTCGAGCCAGCCGATCACCGTGTCGTGCCACAGAATGCTGTTCTTCGCCTTCAGCACCCAGTGGTTCTCGTCGGGAAAGTAGAGCAGCTTCGAAGGGATCCCCCGGCGCTGCAGGGCGGTGAAGACGGAGAACCCTTCGGTCTCGGGCAGCCGGAAGTCTCTGGCGCCGTGCACGACCAGCGTCGGCGTCTTCCAGCTGGAGACGTAGAGGGCGGGAGACCATGTCTCGTGCGTCGTTCCCGTCTCCCACGGCAGGCCGCCCTGCTCCCACTCCGGGAACCACAGCTCCTCCGTCGTGTAGTAGGAGGTGCGGGTATCGAACTCGCCGTCGTGGGTGACCAGGCACTTGAAGCGATCGGTGTGGCCGGCGATCCAGTTGATCATGTAGCCGCCGTACGAAGCGCCCAGCGCCCCCATCCGTGAGGCGTCGAGGAACGGGTAGGTCGCCAGGGCGTAGTCCAGCCCTTTCATCAGATCGTCATAGGGCGCGCCGCCCCAGTTCTTCCTGATGGCGTCGGTGAACGCCTGACCGAACCCGGTGCTGCCGTGGAAATTGATCGTGATCACGGCGTAGCCCGCCCCGGCGTAGGCCTGCGGGTTCCAGCGGTAATGGAAATGGTCCTCCCAGGATCCCTGCGGTCCGCCGTGCACGAGGAACGCCAGGGGGTACTTGCGCCCCTCCTGGAAGCCGACCGGTTTGAACAGCCATCCGTGCACCTTCTCATCCAGGGCCCCCTTGAACCAGAACTCCTCCGGCCGGCTCATCTGCGCAGCCTGCAGCCGCGCCGCGTTCACGCGGGTCAACGCCCGCGCGTCGGTGCCGTCGGAATGGCACGTGACGATCTCGGCGGGAGAGGTGAGGGAGTCCTGCGCGTAGACCAGCCGGCCGCGCGAGGTCACGGCCAGATCGGAGTTGTAGTGATCTCCCACCACGACGCTGGCCTTGCCGCCTGCCGGATCGACGCCGAAGATCTTCCTGCGCGCCGTCTCCTCGGCGAGGACGAACAGCCGCTTTCCGTCCGCCGACCAGGCGACCGAGTCGGCCGAGCGGTCCCAGGCCTCGGTGAGGACGCGCCCCTTCCCCGCGGCCAGATCGTAGAGAGCGACGCGCTGGCGGTCCGCCTCGTACATCGGCCGGGACATCGCCAGGTACGCCAGGGTCCTGCCGTCGGGAGAGAAGGCCGGCTGCGTGTCGGCCGCTTCGTTGGCGCAAGTCAGGCAGCGGTAGCCTCCGCCGTCGACCGCCGCGAGATAGATGTTGGTGTCGGTGGACCAGGCCGGGTTCTTCGCCATCTTGGAGGTGAACGCGATCGACTTGCCGTCGGGAGACCAGGCGAACTCCTCCGTCCCGCCGAACGGCTTCGTCGGACTGTCCGCATCGGCCCCCTTCATGACATCGACCGGCTCCCCGCCCCGGATCCGCCCGACGAAGATGTGATTGCGCTTCCCCTCGTCCCAGGCGTCCCAGTGCCGGAACATCAGACGCGTGTAGACGCGCGCCTTGACCGGGTCGTCGCTCTTCCCCTTGTCGCGTCCGGCCGTGCACGCCAGGTTCGGGCAGTCCGGGTACACCTCGGCCGAGAACGCCAGCCGCGACCCGTCCGGGGACCACTCCACGTTGTCGACGTCCACCGGCAGGTCCGTCGCCTGCCGCGCCTCCCCGCCGGACGGATCGATGGTCCAGATCTGCGAGGAGCCGCCGCGATCGGAGACGAAGGCGATCGTCCTGCCGTCCGGCGACCAGCGCGGCGAGGTGTCGGCCGCATGGGCGCTGGTCAGCCGCCGCGGCTCGCCGCCGTCGATCGCCACGATGAAGAGATTCGTGTAGTTCTTGTTCGCCTCCGCGTCGTAGACCCGGCGCGTGAACACGACCTGGCTCCCGTCGGGGGAGGGCTGCGGACCCGCCAGCCGCTCCATCGCGATCATGTCGTGGACCGAGAACGGATGTGCCGCCTCCTCGGCGCGGCTCACCGCGGGGACGGCGGCGCAGGCGAGGAGGAGCAGGACCAGGGAGCGGACGGGTGAAGCAGCGGGGGATCTCATCGCGGGCCTCCAGCAGATGTGTCGATCGTCGCCTCGGGGCGGCGCTGTTCTATCTCCGGCCGCGCGGCCTGTCAAGCGCACGCGGGTCCCATCTCCATAGCACCGCCGTTTGACACCCCGAGGAAGCGGCCGTTAGAATCCATCCCAGGCAGTCCGTCTCGCTCTCGGGCACCAGCGTGAAGCGGCAGGGGCGTGCCCCCCGGCAGGATCGGCGGGGGATTTCCGTGGAGGAGACCGATGTCCGTCAACTCGAAGCGGATTCTGATCGGCGCGCTCGTCGGTGGCGTGGTGTGGAATGCCTGGAGCATGGTGGTGAAAGGGATCCTGCTCGCCAGCCGCTACGAGAAGGCGACCGCCGCGGGGTCGTTCCAGGCCACCCCACGCCTGCCGTTCATGCCTCTCTGGATCGTCACGCTCTTCGTCCTCGCGTGGATCATCGCTTCGCTGTATGCCGCCGTGAGGGTGACCTGGGGCCCCGGCCCGGTGACCGCGCTCAAGCTCGGCGTCATGGCCGGTTTCGCCATCGGGGTTCCGGGCAATCTCGGGACCGCCTCCTGGGCGACCTTCGGCCGGATCTTCCCGTTCTGCTGGGCGCTGGACCTGGGAATCGGATCCGTGTTCGCAGCCCTCATCGCCGGCTGGCTGTATCGCGATTGAGGAGGGGGCCGGTCTCGCCGGTGATGAGGCGGGCGCCGCTCTCGTAGCGCACGTACAGCCACGTCCACTCCAGCATCACGACCAGCCGGTTGCGGAAGCCGATCAGGAAGGAGATGTGGATCAGGAGCCAGGCCAGCCAGGCCACGAAGCCCGACAGGAGGATCCGGCCGAATTGCGCCACCGCCGCCGCCCGGCCGATGGTCGCCAGGGAGCCCTTGTCGCGGTAACGGAACGCTTCGAGCGGACGGCCGCCGAGCGCGCGCAGGATGTTGCGCGCCGCGTGACGCCCCATCTGGATGGCGGCGGGGGCCACTCCCGGGACCGGTCGGCCGTCCTGCTGCAGCGACGCCAGGTCGCCGATCACGAAGACCTCGGGATGGCCCGGCAGCGTCAGGTCCGCCTTGACCGCGACGCGCCCGGCGCGATCGAGCGGAACGCCGAGCGATCGCGCGATCGGTGACGCGGCCACGCCCGCGGCCCACAGGACGTTGCGCGAATCGATCCGTCTCCCGCCGAGCGTCACGCCGGTCGCGTCGATCGCGGTGACGGGCGACCCCGTGACGACTTCCGAGCCGAGGCGCTCGAGGGCCCTCTTGGCCTTCTCCGACAGGCGCGCGTCGAACGTCCCCAGGATGCGCGGTCCCGCTTCGACCAGGACGACCCGGGCCGACCCCGGGTCGATGCTGCGGAAGTCCCGGCGCAGGATGTGCCGTCCGATCTCGGCCACGGCCCCGGCCATCTCCACGCCGGTCGGGCCGCCCCCGACCACGACGAAGGTCAGCCAGCCGCGGCGTCTTGCGGGGTCGGTCTCGCGCTCGGCTGCTTCGAAGGCGAGCAGGATCCGTCTGCGGATCGCGAGCGCGTCCTCGATCGTCTTCAGCCCCGGTGCGAACGGCGCCCAGTCGTCGTGCCCGAAGTAGGAGTGGGCCGCCCCGGTGGCCACGATCAGGAAGTCGTACGGCACCTCGCCGTCCGCCAGGAGAACCTTGCGCGCCTCGACGTCGATGGCGGTCGCTTCGCCGAGGATGACCGTGGCGTTCTTCTGGCGCCGCAGGATCCGCCGGATCGGCATGGCGATGTCGCTCGGGTTCAGCGCCGCCGTGGCGACCTGGTAGAGCAGCGGCTGGAACAGATGGTGGTTGCGGCGATCGACGACCGTCAGGCGCACCGGGGCGCGCCGGAGCGCCCGGGCGGCGTAGAGGCCGCCGAAGCCGCCGCCGAGGACGACGACGCGGGCGGGTGTCTCCGGGGCGGTCATGTCTCGGACACGCTCCTAGGGTGAGCGCCGCGGACGAATCTCAGAGCCGCGGTCATGCCCCCACGGCCCTACTTGCTGAACACGAACTTGTTCGGCGATCCCTCCAGCACCGAACCCTTGCCCGGCCGCCAGAGGGCGTGCTTCTCGATCTCCTTCGCGAGTGCCAGGTCCCTCTCGGTGATGCCGCCCGAGGCGTGCGTCTTCAGCTTGACCCAGACCTTCCCCCAGGTGACCTCGAGGTCCGGATGGTGGTAGGCCGCCTCGCTGAGAAAGCCGATGGCGTTGACCAGCATCAGCGTGGTCGGCCAGCCGTCCGTGCTGTACTTGCGGCGCAGCCAGCCGTCCTCCAGCTTCCAGCCGGGAAGCTCCTTCTCCAGACGAATCGTGATCTCCTGGTCCGGGATGACCGGAAGCTTTTCAGGCATTCGACACCTCCCGTCGCCGAGCTAGTCGAGAATCCACTTCTTCTTCTCGCGGTTGAAGTACATGTGGCGCGGCATCGAGCGATCTTCCTTGAGGAGGTCCTGCACGGAAGGCTTTCCCCGGAGCGCCTTCTGGATCGCCTCTTTCATGGCGGAGCGGTTGTTGCGGTAGAGCTCGTTGAAGTCGGCATCCTTCATGTCCGACAGGCGCGGGTCGACCCACACCAGGGAGATGATGCACAGGCTCTCGGCCTTGTTCTTCGGGATGATTCCGGCCTCCACGGCGTCGAGCACGCCGTCGGCGATGCCGGCCTGGACGGGGCCGCCGTAGACCATCACGTCCGCCATCTTCTTCAGCTGCACCTTGGGCACCATGATGGTCGCCGGCTTCACCATCTTACCGCCGTCCACCAGGCAGAAGAAGCGCGAGAAGCCGGCGCTCTGTCCCATGATCGTCGCGAACGCCTGGCCGACCGGACCATCCATCTCGCCGATCACGATCTCCGGCTCGGTCCACAGCCAGTCCTGGCTGCCTTCCCCCATCGCCTCTCCGAAGCGGATCCTGATCCGATCAGGCATGACTCTTCCTCCGTGTGGATCGTCCGAGAACGCGGCTCCCGTGGAAAAACGGCGCCGATCCTACCCCAGGCTGCGCGTCACTGTCACTCTCGGCGACCACGTCGCGAAACGCGGAACGCGCGCCGGGACGGACCGCGCGTATGATCGGCGTCCATGGACCGTCGTCACGTCCGTCTCGGGTTCGCGGGGTTCGGGAACGTCGGCCGCGCCCTGGCGCGTCTCCTTCTGGAGCGGCGCGACGAGATCGGCAGGCGGCACCATCTGACGTTCGAGACGACGCTCCTCGCGAGCGGCCGCCGCGGTGCTTGGGTCGAGCCCGGGGGGATCGATCTCGAAGCGGCGCTGCGCGACGGCTGGTCGTCGCCCGGCCGGCTGCCGGACGCGCTGCGCGATGCTCCCGTCGATCTTCTGTTCGAGACGACGCCTTTGGAGCCGAGGACCGGCGAGCCCGCCTTGTCGCACGTGCGCACGGCGCTCGAACAGGGGATGTCGGTCGTCACGGCCAACAAGGGACCGGTCGCCCTGGCGGCGCGCGACCTCTTCGCGATCGCGCGGCGCACGGGCGCGGGGTTCCGCTTCGAGTCGGCCGTGGCGGATTGCCTGCCGGTGTTCAATCTGGTCGAGGCGGCGGTGCCGGTGGGACGGATCGTGCGCTGCCGGGGTGTTCTCAACTCGACCAGCAACCACGTGCTGCAGGCCGTGAGCCTGGGCCGGCCGGCCGACGATGCCGTCGCCGAGATGCGGCGTCTGGGTCTCGCCGAGGCCGATCCGTCGCACGATCTGGAGGGCTGGGACCAGGCCGTGAAGATCGTCATCCTGGCGAACGTCCTGATGGGTCGAAACCTGAAGCCGCCGGACGTCGAGCGCACCCCCCTGGCCTCGGTCGACCCGGCCTGGCTGCGCGGCGAGACCCGGGCCGGCCGGACGGTGCGACTGATCGCGGAGGCGGCGCTCGATGGACCGGCGCGCGTGCGCGCGGAGGGGATGTCGCCGGGGGATTTTCTGGCGTCGCTCCCGGGCGTGTCTCTGGGCCTGACGCTCGACACCGAGCTGGCCGGGACGATCAACGTGTCGATCGTGGAGCCGCACGTCGAGCAGACCGCCTACGGCATGCTGGCCGACCTGGTCGCCATCCGTCAGGGACGACGGCTCGTCCCGACGCCGCTTCTGTCCTAGGGATCAGTCACCCTCCGCGCGGTACACCTCCCGGCCGTCGAACAGCGTGAGGAGGACCTTCGCCTTGTGGATGTCGAGCGGCGGCGCCTGGAAGATGTCGGGCTTGAGGACGACCAGGTCGGCCAGCTTCCCTTCCTTGATCGATCCCTTGACGTCCTCCTCGAACGACGCGTAGGCGCCGTTGATCGTGTACGCGGCGATCGCCTGCTCGAGGGTCACGCGCTCCCGCGGGATCCACCCTCCCTCGGGCCGGCCGTCCGTGTCCTGGCGCAGCACCGCGTTGTGCAGGCCGATCATCACGTCCATCGTCACCACCGGCCAGTCGCTGCCGAACGCCAGCCGGCCTCCGCTCAGGGCGATGCTGTTCCAGGCGAAGGCGCGCCCGACCCGCTCGGGGCCGACGTTGACGGCCCACACGTTGAGGAGGTTCGGCTCCGGGTAGGCGTGGTACGGCTGCATGCTGGCGATGACCCCGAGCGAGCCGAAGCGCGGGATGTCGGAGGCGTCGATCGTCTCGATGTGCTCCAGGCGGTGGCGCCGCTTCAGCCCGGGGTGCTCGCGCTCCGCCGCCTCGATGGCGTCGAGCGACAGGCGCACGGCGGCGTCGCCGATGGCGTGGATGTAGATCTGGAAGCCGGCGGCGTCCACCCGCCGCACCATCGCCTGCAGCTGGCGCGCGTCGTAACGGGGCGTCCCCCGGAGCGCCTTGTCGTTGGAGTAGGGAGCGAGCATCGCGGCGGTGTTCGACTCGATGACTCCGTCGGCGAAGAATTTCACGGTGCCGGCGCGCACGAAGTGATCGTGGTGGGCCCGCTGCGCCGCCAGGATCCGCGCGACGAGGGAATCGGTCAATTGGACCGGATTCTCGGGCATCGGGAACGCGGTGGAGGTGCGCACCGTGAGGTGGCCGTCCTTCTGCATCTCGGCGTACAGATCGATCTCGTCCTGGCCGCCGCTGCAGTTCTGGACGCTCGTGATTCCGAAGCTGTTGGCCAGCCTCATCCCCTTCAGGAGCGCCGCGATCTTCCTGTCGTGCGACGGCTTCGGGAGGACGCGCTCCATGAGCCCCATGGCCCCCTCCTTCAAGGCCCCGGTCGGCTCGCCGGTCTTCCGGTCCTTGACGATCTCCCCCTGGCTCGGGGGCGGCTGCGGCGTGCGGGCCGTGATCTCGGCCGCCCGCAGGGCCGCGCTGTTGCACCATCCCGAGTGGCCGTCGTAGGAATACAGGAAGACCGGCCGGCGCGTCTCGGCCGCGTCGAGATCCTTGCGACCCGGCAGGCGCTCCGGGAACGTCGAGTACAGCCACCCGGATCCCAGGATCCAGGGTTCGTCGGGATGGTCGGCCGCGTAGCGCCGCACGCGCCCCTGGATCTCGTCCAGGGTCACGGCACCGGTCAGGTCCACCTGGTCCAGGCCGAGCGAGCCGTCCAGGAAATGCGAGTGGGAGTCGTTGAACCCCGGGAGGACGACGCCGCCGCGCGCGTCGTACTCGCGGGTCGACGGCCCCTTGAGGGCCCGGACATCCTTCTCGGTACCGACCCTGACG
Protein-coding regions in this window:
- a CDS encoding 4a-hydroxytetrahydrobiopterin dehydratase — protein: MPEKLPVIPDQEITIRLEKELPGWKLEDGWLRRKYSTDGWPTTLMLVNAIGFLSEAAYHHPDLEVTWGKVWVKLKTHASGGITERDLALAKEIEKHALWRPGKGSVLEGSPNKFVFSK
- a CDS encoding homoserine dehydrogenase, whose translation is MDRRHVRLGFAGFGNVGRALARLLLERRDEIGRRHHLTFETTLLASGRRGAWVEPGGIDLEAALRDGWSSPGRLPDALRDAPVDLLFETTPLEPRTGEPALSHVRTALEQGMSVVTANKGPVALAARDLFAIARRTGAGFRFESAVADCLPVFNLVEAAVPVGRIVRCRGVLNSTSNHVLQAVSLGRPADDAVAEMRRLGLAEADPSHDLEGWDQAVKIVILANVLMGRNLKPPDVERTPLASVDPAWLRGETRAGRTVRLIAEAALDGPARVRAEGMSPGDFLASLPGVSLGLTLDTELAGTINVSIVEPHVEQTAYGMLADLVAIRQGRRLVPTPLLS
- a CDS encoding NAD(P)/FAD-dependent oxidoreductase, translated to MTAPETPARVVVLGGGFGGLYAARALRRAPVRLTVVDRRNHHLFQPLLYQVATAALNPSDIAMPIRRILRRQKNATVILGEATAIDVEARKVLLADGEVPYDFLIVATGAAHSYFGHDDWAPFAPGLKTIEDALAIRRRILLAFEAAERETDPARRRGWLTFVVVGGGPTGVEMAGAVAEIGRHILRRDFRSIDPGSARVVLVEAGPRILGTFDARLSEKAKRALERLGSEVVTGSPVTAIDATGVTLGGRRIDSRNVLWAAGVAASPIARSLGVPLDRAGRVAVKADLTLPGHPEVFVIGDLASLQQDGRPVPGVAPAAIQMGRHAARNILRALGGRPLEAFRYRDKGSLATIGRAAAVAQFGRILLSGFVAWLAWLLIHISFLIGFRNRLVVMLEWTWLYVRYESGARLITGETGPLLNRDTASRR
- a CDS encoding S9 family peptidase → MRSPAASPVRSLVLLLLACAAVPAVSRAEEAAHPFSVHDMIAMERLAGPQPSPDGSQVVFTRRVYDAEANKNYTNLFIVAIDGGEPRRLTSAHAADTSPRWSPDGRTIAFVSDRGGSSQIWTIDPSGGEARQATDLPVDVDNVEWSPDGSRLAFSAEVYPDCPNLACTAGRDKGKSDDPVKARVYTRLMFRHWDAWDEGKRNHIFVGRIRGGEPVDVMKGADADSPTKPFGGTEEFAWSPDGKSIAFTSKMAKNPAWSTDTNIYLAAVDGGGYRCLTCANEAADTQPAFSPDGRTLAYLAMSRPMYEADRQRVALYDLAAGKGRVLTEAWDRSADSVAWSADGKRLFVLAEETARRKIFGVDPAGGKASVVVGDHYNSDLAVTSRGRLVYAQDSLTSPAEIVTCHSDGTDARALTRVNAARLQAAQMSRPEEFWFKGALDEKVHGWLFKPVGFQEGRKYPLAFLVHGGPQGSWEDHFHYRWNPQAYAGAGYAVITINFHGSTGFGQAFTDAIRKNWGGAPYDDLMKGLDYALATYPFLDASRMGALGASYGGYMINWIAGHTDRFKCLVTHDGEFDTRTSYYTTEELWFPEWEQGGLPWETGTTHETWSPALYVSSWKTPTLVVHGARDFRLPETEGFSVFTALQRRGIPSKLLYFPDENHWVLKAKNSILWHDTVIGWLDEWLKKR
- a CDS encoding carboxymuconolactone decarboxylase family protein: MTKVPGWYKDQKKKYPEVFRSYESLGDACRKAGPIDDKTAALVKLAIAVGTRHEGAVHSHTRRSIEAGASIDECRHVVLLSLTTIGFPAMMAALSWVEDVAKDAS
- a CDS encoding amidohydrolase, with the protein product MKPEHRGQNVRVVLARPAEVDPERRARGGEEGGQPILRDSLFDPSVGMAGDDGEQSAPPPRRMIARAFVPLALACLAAGCTAAPPEPPADLLIVGGRVYTVEPERPWAEAVAVRGDRIVRVGTEKDVRALKGPSTREYDARGGVVLPGFNDSHSHFLDGSLGLDQVDLTGAVTLDEIQGRVRRYAADHPDEPWILGSGWLYSTFPERLPGRKDLDAAETRRPVFLYSYDGHSGWCNSAALRAAEITARTPQPPPSQGEIVKDRKTGEPTGALKEGAMGLMERVLPKPSHDRKIAALLKGMRLANSFGITSVQNCSGGQDEIDLYAEMQKDGHLTVRTSTAFPMPENPVQLTDSLVARILAAQRAHHDHFVRAGTVKFFADGVIESNTAAMLAPYSNDKALRGTPRYDARQLQAMVRRVDAAGFQIYIHAIGDAAVRLSLDAIEAAEREHPGLKRRHRLEHIETIDASDIPRFGSLGVIASMQPYHAYPEPNLLNVWAVNVGPERVGRAFAWNSIALSGGRLAFGSDWPVVTMDVMIGLHNAVLRQDTDGRPEGGWIPRERVTLEQAIAAYTINGAYASFEEDVKGSIKEGKLADLVVLKPDIFQAPPLDIHKAKVLLTLFDGREVYRAEGD
- the fae gene encoding formaldehyde-activating enzyme; this translates as MPDRIRIRFGEAMGEGSQDWLWTEPEIVIGEMDGPVGQAFATIMGQSAGFSRFFCLVDGGKMVKPATIMVPKVQLKKMADVMVYGGPVQAGIADGVLDAVEAGIIPKNKAESLCIISLVWVDPRLSDMKDADFNELYRNNRSAMKEAIQKALRGKPSVQDLLKEDRSMPRHMYFNREKKKWILD